A window of the Actinobacillus genomosp. 1 genome harbors these coding sequences:
- the atpG gene encoding F0F1 ATP synthase subunit gamma encodes MAGAKEIRTKIASVKNTQKITKAMEMVATSKMRKTQERMAASRPYSEMIRKVISHIAKGSIGYKHPFLTERDIKKVGYLVVSTDRGLCGGLNINLFKATLNEFKTWKDKDVSVELGLVGSKGVSFYQNLGLNVRSQVTGLGDNPEMERIVGAVNEMINAFRDGEVDAVYVAYNRFENTMSQKPVIAQLLPLPKLDDDELDTKGSWDYIYEPNPQVLLDSLLVRYLETQVYQAVVDNLASEQAARMVAMKAATDNAGTLIDELQLVYNKARQASITNELNEIVAGAAAI; translated from the coding sequence ATGGCAGGTGCGAAAGAGATAAGAACCAAAATTGCGAGTGTGAAAAATACCCAAAAAATCACCAAAGCAATGGAAATGGTTGCTACCTCTAAAATGCGTAAAACGCAAGAGCGTATGGCTGCCAGTCGCCCTTATTCGGAAATGATCCGTAAGGTGATTAGCCATATTGCGAAAGGAAGCATTGGTTATAAGCACCCGTTTTTAACTGAACGTGATATTAAAAAAGTAGGCTATCTTGTAGTTTCAACCGACCGCGGTTTATGTGGTGGTCTTAATATCAATTTATTCAAAGCGACTTTGAATGAATTTAAAACGTGGAAAGATAAAGACGTTAGTGTTGAGCTGGGTTTAGTTGGTTCAAAAGGTGTGAGCTTTTACCAAAACTTAGGCTTAAATGTGAGATCTCAAGTAACGGGGTTAGGTGATAATCCGGAAATGGAACGTATTGTGGGCGCAGTTAATGAAATGATTAATGCTTTCCGCGATGGTGAAGTTGATGCGGTTTATGTCGCTTATAACCGTTTTGAAAATACGATGTCACAAAAACCTGTTATCGCACAGTTACTTCCGTTACCTAAGCTAGATGACGATGAATTAGATACGAAAGGTTCGTGGGATTATATCTATGAACCGAATCCTCAAGTTTTATTGGATAGTTTACTTGTTCGTTATTTAGAAACTCAGGTATACCAAGCAGTTGTAGATAATCTAGCTTCTGAACAAGCCGCTCGAATGGTAGCAATGAAAGCCGCAACAGATAATGCGGGTACGTTAATTGATGAATTACAATTAGTGTATAACAAAGCTCGCCAAGCAAGCATTACAAATGAATTAAACGAAATTGTTGCGGGTGCCGCAGCAATTTAA
- the atpA gene encoding F0F1 ATP synthase subunit alpha translates to MQLNSTEISELIKKRIAQFDVVSEAQSTGTIVSVSDGIIRIHGLADVMQGEMIELPGNRYAIALNLERDSVGAVVMGPYADLAEGMSVKCTGRILEVPVGRGLLGRVVNTLGQPIDGKGEIDNDGFSPVEVIAPGVIDRQSVDQPVQTGYKAVDSMVPIGRGQRELIIGDRQTGKTALAIDAIIAQKDSGIKCIYVAIGQKASTIANVVRKLEEHGALANTIVVVASASESAALQYLAPYSGCAMGEYFRDRGEDALIVYDDLSKQAVAYRQISLLLRRPPGREAFPGDVFYLHSRLLERAARVSADYVERFTNGAVKGQTGSLTALPIIETQAGDVSAFVPTNVISITDGQIFLESSLFNSGIRPAVNPGISVSRVGSAAQTKAIKKLSGGIRTALAQYRELAAFAQFASDLDDATRKQLSHGQKVTELLKQKQFAPMPVSEQALVLFAAEFGYLDDVELDRIGSFESALLAYANSNHTDFMKDLAKSGDYSDSIKDQLKAIVEEFKKNGAW, encoded by the coding sequence ATGCAACTAAATTCAACTGAAATTAGTGAATTGATTAAAAAACGTATTGCCCAGTTTGATGTGGTGAGCGAAGCTCAAAGCACAGGGACAATCGTTTCAGTAAGTGACGGTATCATTCGTATCCACGGTCTTGCCGATGTAATGCAAGGTGAGATGATCGAATTACCGGGTAATCGCTATGCGATTGCACTTAACTTAGAACGTGATTCTGTAGGTGCGGTAGTAATGGGACCTTATGCGGATTTAGCTGAAGGTATGTCGGTAAAATGTACCGGTCGTATCTTAGAAGTTCCGGTAGGTCGCGGTTTATTAGGTCGTGTGGTAAATACATTAGGTCAGCCGATTGACGGTAAAGGCGAAATCGACAATGACGGTTTCTCTCCGGTTGAAGTTATCGCACCGGGCGTTATCGATCGCCAATCGGTAGATCAACCGGTACAAACCGGTTATAAAGCGGTCGATTCAATGGTTCCAATCGGTCGTGGTCAGCGTGAGTTAATTATCGGTGACCGTCAAACAGGTAAAACGGCATTAGCAATCGATGCAATTATTGCTCAGAAAGATTCAGGTATTAAATGTATCTATGTGGCAATCGGTCAAAAAGCATCTACCATTGCTAACGTAGTGCGTAAATTAGAAGAGCACGGCGCATTAGCAAATACCATCGTTGTTGTTGCTTCGGCTTCTGAATCTGCGGCACTACAATATCTTGCTCCATATTCCGGTTGTGCTATGGGTGAATATTTCCGTGACCGTGGTGAAGATGCATTGATCGTTTATGATGATTTATCTAAACAAGCGGTTGCTTATCGTCAAATTTCATTATTATTACGTCGTCCACCGGGTCGTGAAGCATTCCCTGGTGACGTATTCTATTTACACTCTCGTTTATTAGAGCGTGCGGCACGTGTAAGTGCGGATTATGTGGAACGTTTTACTAATGGAGCGGTAAAAGGTCAAACAGGTTCATTAACGGCATTACCTATTATCGAAACTCAAGCGGGTGACGTATCTGCTTTCGTTCCGACAAACGTAATTTCTATTACTGACGGTCAGATCTTCTTAGAGTCAAGTTTATTTAACTCAGGTATTCGTCCTGCGGTAAACCCGGGTATTTCGGTATCTCGTGTAGGTTCTGCGGCGCAAACTAAGGCGATTAAGAAATTATCGGGCGGTATTCGTACGGCATTGGCTCAATATCGTGAATTGGCTGCGTTTGCTCAGTTTGCTTCGGATTTAGATGATGCAACACGTAAACAGCTTTCTCACGGTCAAAAAGTGACTGAATTGCTTAAACAAAAACAATTTGCACCAATGCCGGTAAGTGAACAAGCGTTAGTGCTTTTTGCGGCTGAATTCGGTTATTTAGACGATGTAGAACTTGATCGTATCGGTTCATTTGAATCCGCTTTACTTGCTTATGCAAATAGTAATCACACCGACTTTATGAAAGATTTAGCAAAATCTGGCGATTATAGCGATTCAATTAAGGATCAACTAAAAGCAATCGTAGAAGAGTTCAAAAAGAATGGTGCGTGGTAG
- the atpH gene encoding F0F1 ATP synthase subunit delta, whose translation MSELSTVARPYAKAAFDFALEQGQLDKWQEMLRFSALVTENEQVAEYINSSLASGQISETFLKICGDQLDQYGQNFIRVMAENKRLAVLPAVFDNFVSLRAEHEAVKDVTVVSANELSQAQEDKIAKAMEKRLGQKVRLTNQIDNSLIAGVIIKYDDVVIDGSSRGQLNRLASALSL comes from the coding sequence ATGTCAGAATTAAGTACAGTAGCTCGCCCCTACGCTAAAGCAGCTTTTGATTTTGCTTTAGAACAAGGTCAGTTGGATAAATGGCAAGAAATGTTACGGTTTTCGGCGTTAGTGACCGAAAACGAACAAGTGGCGGAATATATTAATTCTTCCCTTGCAAGCGGTCAGATTTCAGAAACATTTCTCAAAATCTGCGGCGACCAACTTGATCAATATGGGCAAAATTTTATTCGTGTAATGGCTGAAAATAAACGTCTGGCAGTGTTACCGGCAGTATTTGATAATTTTGTATCATTACGAGCGGAACATGAAGCGGTAAAAGATGTAACAGTAGTTTCGGCGAACGAATTAAGTCAAGCACAAGAAGATAAAATCGCAAAAGCGATGGAAAAACGCTTAGGTCAAAAAGTTCGTTTAACCAACCAAATCGATAACAGCCTGATTGCAGGCGTAATTATTAAATATGATGACGTTGTTATTGATGGTAGTAGCCGTGGTCAGTTAAATCGCTTAGCGTCAGCGTTGAGCTTGTAA
- the atpF gene encoding F0F1 ATP synthase subunit B, with amino-acid sequence MNLNATLIGQLIAFALFVAFCMKFVWPPLIKAIEERQANIANALASAEKAKQEQADSKAAADQEILKAKEEAQKIIDLATKRRNEILESVQAEAEIERLRIIEQGHAEVESERKRVQEELRQKVAALAVAGAEKIVGRSVDQAANNDIIDKLVAEL; translated from the coding sequence GTGAATTTAAATGCAACACTAATCGGTCAGCTTATTGCATTCGCACTTTTCGTTGCGTTTTGTATGAAATTTGTATGGCCACCGCTTATTAAAGCGATCGAAGAGCGTCAAGCGAATATCGCTAACGCTTTGGCATCGGCTGAAAAAGCGAAACAAGAACAAGCGGATTCTAAAGCTGCAGCGGATCAAGAAATCCTTAAAGCGAAAGAAGAAGCACAAAAAATTATTGATTTAGCAACGAAACGTCGTAATGAAATTTTAGAGTCCGTACAAGCGGAAGCTGAAATCGAACGCCTACGTATTATTGAACAAGGTCATGCGGAAGTGGAAAGCGAACGCAAACGAGTTCAAGAAGAACTTCGCCAAAAAGTGGCTGCGTTGGCGGTTGCCGGTGCGGAGAAAATTGTTGGTCGTTCTGTTGATCAAGCAGCGAACAATGACATTATTGATAAGCTAGTTGCAGAACTATAA
- the atpE gene encoding F0F1 ATP synthase subunit C, with translation MESVITATIIGASILLAFAALGTAIGFAILGGKFLESSARQPELASSLQTKMFIVAGLLDAIAMIAVGISLLFIFANPFIDLLK, from the coding sequence ATGGAATCAGTAATCACAGCAACAATTATTGGTGCGTCAATTTTATTAGCTTTCGCTGCACTTGGTACAGCTATCGGCTTTGCTATCTTAGGTGGTAAATTCTTAGAATCATCTGCTCGTCAGCCTGAATTAGCAAGCAGCTTACAAACAAAAATGTTTATCGTTGCAGGTCTTTTAGATGCTATCGCAATGATTGCTGTAGGTATTTCTTTACTTTTCATCTTCGCGAACCCGTTCATTGATTTATTGAAATAA
- the atpB gene encoding F0F1 ATP synthase subunit A encodes MAGTTAEYISHHLSFLASGDGFWAVHLDTLFFSLLAGVIFLFVFSRVAKNATSGVPGKLQCFVEIVIGWVDGLVKDNFHGPRNVIAPLALTIFCWVFIMNAIDLVPVDFLPQLANMFGIHYLRAVPTADISATLGMSICVFFLILFYTVKSKGFGGLVKEYTLHPFNHWAFIPVNFILETVTLLAKPISLAFRLFGNMYAGELIFILIAVMYMADNFALQALGIPLHLVWAIFHILVITLQAFIFMMLTIVYLSIAYNKADH; translated from the coding sequence ATGGCTGGAACTACCGCAGAATATATTAGCCATCACTTGAGTTTTTTAGCTTCAGGTGACGGTTTTTGGGCTGTTCATTTAGATACGCTCTTTTTCTCTCTGCTTGCTGGTGTTATTTTCCTTTTCGTATTTTCTCGAGTTGCGAAAAATGCGACGTCGGGAGTACCGGGAAAATTGCAATGCTTCGTGGAAATTGTCATTGGTTGGGTGGACGGTTTAGTTAAAGATAACTTCCACGGACCGCGTAATGTGATTGCTCCGCTTGCACTTACTATTTTCTGCTGGGTATTCATTATGAATGCTATTGACTTAGTTCCGGTGGATTTCTTACCTCAATTGGCAAATATGTTCGGTATCCATTACCTTCGTGCCGTTCCTACTGCGGATATTAGTGCAACCTTAGGTATGTCTATCTGCGTATTCTTCTTAATTTTATTCTATACCGTAAAATCGAAAGGTTTCGGCGGCTTAGTAAAAGAATATACGTTGCATCCGTTCAATCACTGGGCATTTATTCCGGTAAACTTTATTCTTGAAACGGTTACTCTACTTGCAAAACCTATTTCTTTGGCATTCCGTTTATTCGGTAATATGTATGCGGGTGAGTTAATCTTTATCCTTATCGCAGTAATGTATATGGCAGATAACTTTGCATTACAAGCGTTAGGTATTCCATTGCATTTGGTTTGGGCTATTTTCCATATCTTAGTTATTACGCTTCAAGCCTTTATTTTTATGATGCTAACGATTGTTTATTTGAGTATCGCTTATAATAAAGCGGATCATTAA
- the rsmG gene encoding 16S rRNA (guanine(527)-N(7))-methyltransferase RsmG, whose product MRQKLDRLLEQAQINLTDQQKEQLVGFVRLLDKWNKAYNLTSVRNPDEMLVKHILDSLVVSEHLQGEKFIDVGTGPGLPGIPLAIANPDKQFVLLDSLGKRITFIKNALRELGITNVTPVLSRVEEYTEQTFDGVLSRAFASLNDMVDWCYHLPNPQGKFYALKGIYAESEVQEIKKPIQLEHVITLSVPELIGERHLVLLNKPYASV is encoded by the coding sequence ATGAGACAGAAATTAGACCGCTTGTTGGAACAGGCGCAAATTAATTTGACCGATCAGCAGAAAGAGCAGTTGGTTGGTTTCGTACGTTTATTAGACAAATGGAATAAAGCTTATAACCTTACTTCTGTGCGTAATCCAGATGAAATGCTGGTGAAGCATATTTTAGACAGTTTAGTGGTAAGCGAACATTTACAGGGCGAAAAGTTTATTGATGTCGGCACCGGACCAGGATTACCAGGTATTCCACTTGCGATTGCAAATCCGGATAAACAATTTGTATTGCTGGATAGCCTTGGTAAGCGTATTACCTTTATCAAAAATGCGTTACGTGAGTTAGGTATCACTAATGTAACTCCTGTGCTTTCTCGTGTGGAAGAGTATACGGAACAAACCTTTGATGGGGTATTAAGCCGAGCTTTTGCCAGCTTAAATGATATGGTGGATTGGTGTTACCATTTGCCAAATCCGCAAGGTAAATTTTACGCGCTTAAAGGCATTTATGCTGAAAGTGAAGTACAAGAGATTAAAAAGCCGATTCAGCTAGAACATGTGATTACATTATCCGTGCCGGAATTAATCGGAGAACGTCACTTAGTCTTGCTAAACAAACCTTATGCATCAGTTTAA
- the mnmG gene encoding tRNA uridine-5-carboxymethylaminomethyl(34) synthesis enzyme MnmG, which yields MIYHEIYDVIVVGGGHAGTEAALAPARMGLKTLLLTHNVDTLGQMSCNPAIGGIGKGHLVKEIDAMGGLMAIAIDQAGIQFRTLNSSKGPAVRATRAQADRVLYRQAVRTALENQPNLDIFQQEVVDILVENNRAVGAVTKMGLTFKARSVVLTAGTFLAGKIHIGLDNYAGGRAGDPAATMLADRLRDLNLRVDRLKTGTPPRLDARTINFDVLAKQHGDAELPVMSFMGSVDLHPRQIPCYITHTNEQTHDLIRNSLDRSPMYTGVIEGIGPRYCPSIEDKVMRFSDRNSHQIYLEPEGLSTIEVYPNGISTSLPFDVQMGIVNSMKGLENTRIIKPGYAIEYDYFDPRDLKPTLETKAIEGLFFAGQINGTTGYEEAAAQGLLAGINAALQVQGKEAWFPTRDLAYTGVLVDDLCTLGTKEPYRVFTSRAEYRLLLREDNADIRLTPIAHELGLIDDARWARFNQKMENIERERERLKQIWIHPQSEHLAAVNELVSSPLTREASGEDLLRRPEVTYDKLTQVAAFAPALEDKQAAEQVEISIKYQGYIEHQQNEIERHKRHENTLIPAEFDYDKVESLSNEVRAKLMQHRPVSIGQASRISGITPAAISILLVNLKKQGMLKRGEL from the coding sequence ATGATTTACCATGAAATTTATGACGTGATTGTCGTTGGCGGCGGTCATGCTGGGACAGAAGCTGCGTTGGCTCCTGCCCGTATGGGGTTAAAAACCTTACTCTTAACACATAATGTAGATACGTTAGGGCAAATGTCTTGCAATCCGGCAATCGGTGGCATCGGTAAAGGACATTTGGTAAAAGAGATCGATGCGATGGGCGGTTTAATGGCTATTGCGATTGACCAAGCGGGGATCCAATTTCGTACCTTAAACAGTTCGAAAGGGCCTGCCGTACGTGCAACTCGTGCGCAAGCAGACCGTGTGCTTTACCGCCAAGCGGTGCGTACCGCACTAGAAAATCAACCGAATTTAGATATTTTCCAACAAGAAGTCGTGGATATTTTAGTAGAAAATAATCGTGCGGTGGGTGCGGTAACTAAAATGGGACTGACTTTTAAAGCGCGTTCGGTCGTTTTAACCGCCGGAACTTTCCTTGCCGGTAAAATTCATATCGGTTTAGATAACTATGCAGGTGGTCGAGCGGGTGATCCGGCGGCTACCATGCTTGCAGATCGTTTACGTGATCTGAACTTACGTGTTGATCGTCTTAAAACCGGTACGCCGCCGCGTTTAGACGCTCGTACGATCAATTTTGACGTGTTGGCTAAACAACACGGTGATGCGGAATTACCGGTTATGTCGTTTATGGGCTCAGTTGATCTGCATCCGCGTCAAATTCCTTGCTATATCACGCATACCAATGAGCAAACGCACGATTTGATCCGCAATAGTTTAGATCGTAGCCCAATGTACACCGGTGTGATTGAAGGGATCGGCCCTCGTTACTGCCCGTCAATCGAAGATAAAGTGATGCGTTTCAGTGATCGTAACAGTCACCAAATTTATCTTGAGCCTGAAGGTTTAAGTACCATCGAAGTTTATCCGAACGGAATTTCAACCAGTTTACCGTTTGATGTACAAATGGGTATCGTAAATTCGATGAAGGGTTTAGAGAACACGCGTATTATCAAACCGGGTTATGCGATTGAATACGATTATTTCGACCCACGTGATCTAAAACCGACTTTAGAAACCAAAGCGATTGAAGGTTTATTCTTCGCCGGTCAGATTAACGGTACGACCGGTTATGAGGAAGCAGCGGCTCAAGGTTTGTTAGCGGGTATTAATGCAGCATTACAGGTTCAAGGCAAAGAGGCGTGGTTCCCTACACGTGATCTTGCTTATACCGGTGTATTGGTTGATGACCTTTGTACACTTGGCACAAAAGAACCGTATCGTGTATTTACCTCACGTGCGGAATATCGTTTATTGCTACGTGAAGATAACGCTGATATTCGTTTAACACCTATTGCTCACGAATTAGGCTTGATTGATGACGCTCGTTGGGCGAGATTTAATCAAAAAATGGAAAATATCGAGCGTGAGCGTGAACGTCTAAAACAAATTTGGATTCACCCGCAATCGGAACATTTAGCGGCAGTCAATGAATTGGTAAGTAGTCCGCTTACCCGTGAAGCGAGCGGTGAAGACTTATTACGTCGTCCAGAAGTGACTTATGACAAACTCACGCAAGTCGCAGCATTTGCACCAGCATTGGAAGATAAACAGGCTGCGGAGCAAGTTGAAATTTCGATTAAATACCAAGGTTATATCGAACATCAGCAAAATGAGATTGAACGTCATAAACGTCATGAAAATACCTTAATTCCTGCTGAATTTGATTATGACAAGGTTGAGAGCCTTTCAAACGAAGTACGTGCGAAGCTGATGCAACATCGTCCAGTTTCGATTGGGCAGGCAAGCCGTATTTCAGGTATTACACCGGCTGCGATTTCAATTCTTCTCGTGAATTTGAAAAAGCAAGGTATGCTGAAACGAGGCGAATTATAA
- a CDS encoding Cof-type HAD-IIB family hydrolase — MTQQHYLAVFSDIDGTLLNSEHQITSQTEQAIKHIMQQGVPFIPVSARPPLAITPYTKQLQSDFPIICYSGALILDRDLNKLYSVVIEQDDLYQLDLLLEAYPHLSINHYAGINWFSNDLANEWTIQEGNITGLQAVKKTQNLTDVHKILVMGEAEQIQALEKLLKRQLPHLSIHRSKNEYLEIMNKQATKSNAIRFMEKVLNVTQEQVIAFGDNFNDLDMLQYAGLSVAMGNAPEEIKAVAKRVTASNNDDGIALVLNEIFN; from the coding sequence ATGACACAACAACATTATTTAGCTGTTTTTAGTGATATTGATGGGACGTTATTAAATAGCGAACATCAAATAACCTCTCAAACGGAACAAGCGATTAAGCACATTATGCAACAAGGCGTTCCTTTTATACCTGTTTCCGCCCGTCCGCCTTTAGCGATCACACCTTATACCAAGCAGCTACAAAGTGATTTTCCGATCATTTGTTATAGCGGCGCGCTTATTTTAGATCGGGATCTGAATAAGCTATATAGTGTTGTTATCGAGCAAGATGATCTTTATCAACTAGATCTATTACTCGAAGCATATCCGCACCTCTCTATTAATCATTATGCGGGTATCAACTGGTTTAGTAATGATTTAGCAAATGAATGGACTATCCAAGAAGGCAACATAACCGGTTTACAAGCGGTCAAAAAAACACAAAACTTAACCGATGTACATAAAATTCTTGTGATGGGAGAAGCTGAGCAAATTCAAGCGTTAGAGAAATTATTGAAACGGCAGTTACCGCACCTTTCCATTCATCGTTCTAAAAACGAATATTTGGAAATCATGAATAAGCAGGCGACCAAGTCGAACGCGATTCGATTTATGGAAAAAGTATTGAATGTGACTCAAGAACAAGTAATTGCTTTCGGCGATAATTTTAACGATTTGGATATGTTGCAATATGCGGGGCTTAGTGTCGCTATGGGGAATGCGCCGGAGGAGATTAAAGCGGTGGCAAAACGGGTTACCGCATCTAATAATGATGACGGAATAGCATTAGTCTTAAATGAAATATTTAATTAA
- a CDS encoding amino acid ABC transporter substrate-binding protein — protein sequence MLKKLSVIAVSAIALATSATSLAKETLLERINAKGTITVGTEGTYAPFTYHDASGKLTGYDVEVTRAVAEKLGVKVDFKETQWDAMLAGLKADRFDLVANQVGLTTPERQATFDKSAAYSWSGAALVVRNDEQKIKQASDVKGVKTAQTLSSNYGELARANGADIVPIDGMAQGLLLIQQKRADATFNDNLALLDYLKKNPKSGLKIVWESPEKVDAGFIANKGNQEALNKISAAIGELHTDGTLKKLGEQFFGRDISVK from the coding sequence ATGTTAAAAAAATTATCTGTAATTGCAGTTTCAGCGATTGCATTAGCGACTTCAGCAACTTCATTGGCTAAAGAAACGTTACTTGAAAGAATCAATGCGAAAGGCACTATTACCGTTGGAACCGAAGGTACTTATGCACCTTTTACTTACCATGATGCGAGCGGTAAATTAACCGGTTATGATGTAGAAGTGACGCGTGCTGTGGCGGAAAAACTCGGCGTTAAAGTGGATTTTAAAGAAACTCAATGGGACGCAATGTTAGCCGGTTTAAAAGCGGATCGTTTCGATTTAGTTGCAAACCAAGTCGGTTTAACCACACCGGAACGCCAAGCGACTTTTGATAAATCAGCAGCCTATAGCTGGTCAGGTGCGGCGTTAGTGGTACGAAATGACGAGCAAAAAATCAAACAAGCTTCGGATGTTAAAGGCGTGAAAACCGCACAGACATTAAGCTCAAACTACGGTGAATTAGCGCGTGCAAACGGTGCGGATATTGTACCGATTGACGGTATGGCGCAAGGTTTATTATTAATTCAACAAAAACGTGCAGATGCTACTTTCAACGATAACTTAGCGTTATTGGATTACCTCAAGAAAAATCCGAAATCAGGTCTTAAAATTGTTTGGGAATCCCCTGAAAAAGTGGATGCCGGTTTTATTGCCAATAAAGGCAACCAAGAAGCATTAAACAAAATTAGTGCGGCAATTGGCGAATTACATACAGACGGCACTCTAAAAAAATTAGGCGAACAATTCTTCGGTCGTGATATTAGCGTAAAATAA
- a CDS encoding YchJ family protein, which yields MSENLTACPCQSGKPYTECCQPFHLKQAYPATAEQLMRSRYAAYTLVNIDYIVATTVPSQQKFLDQAAMKAWGETTQWAGLEIIAHKPNISKLHSLVEFKALFKTENGIEAHHELSLFVQVNNRWYFVDPTVPLPSQKQNCVCGSGKKFKHCCGTYLV from the coding sequence ATGTCAGAAAATTTAACCGCTTGTCCGTGCCAATCCGGTAAGCCTTATACGGAATGTTGTCAGCCGTTTCATCTTAAGCAAGCTTATCCGGCAACCGCAGAACAACTGATGCGTTCTCGTTATGCGGCATATACTTTGGTAAATATCGACTATATTGTCGCTACCACCGTTCCTAGCCAGCAGAAATTTTTAGATCAAGCGGCTATGAAAGCATGGGGAGAAACTACTCAATGGGCGGGCTTAGAAATCATTGCACATAAACCGAATATCAGTAAATTGCATAGCTTAGTCGAATTTAAAGCCCTCTTTAAGACGGAAAACGGCATTGAAGCGCATCACGAACTATCGTTGTTTGTACAAGTGAATAATCGCTGGTATTTTGTTGATCCGACCGTACCACTCCCTTCGCAAAAACAAAATTGCGTATGCGGTTCCGGTAAAAAATTCAAACACTGCTGCGGCACATATTTAGTCTAA
- the manZ gene encoding PTS mannose transporter subunit IID: MSEKKQLTSADIRATYWRSTFLLGSFNFERMQSMGFCVSMIPTIKRLYSRKEDQAAALKRHLEFFNTQPWVGSAIMGVTAAMEQERANGADIDDAAISGVKVGLMGPLAGVGDPIFWGTLRPVLAALGAGLAISGSILGPLLFFIGINLCRALTRWYGFKYGYQKGTEIVSDMGGGRLQKVTQGASILGLFVMGSLVSKWTSINIPFELSRYKNAMGEEVVTTVQSVLNDLLPGLAALLLTFLCMWLLRKKVNAMYIIFALFGVGILGYWLGILA, from the coding sequence ATGTCAGAGAAAAAACAACTTACCAGTGCGGATATTCGTGCGACTTATTGGCGTTCAACTTTCCTATTAGGTTCATTTAACTTTGAACGTATGCAATCAATGGGCTTCTGCGTATCTATGATCCCAACGATTAAACGTCTTTACAGCCGTAAAGAAGACCAGGCGGCGGCATTAAAACGCCATTTAGAGTTCTTCAATACGCAACCGTGGGTCGGTTCGGCAATTATGGGCGTAACCGCTGCGATGGAACAAGAACGTGCGAACGGCGCAGACATTGACGATGCGGCGATTAGCGGGGTTAAAGTCGGTTTAATGGGGCCGCTTGCCGGTGTCGGCGACCCGATTTTCTGGGGGACATTACGTCCGGTATTAGCCGCTCTAGGTGCCGGTTTAGCGATTAGCGGCAGCATTCTCGGCCCATTATTATTCTTTATCGGTATTAACCTTTGCCGTGCGCTTACCCGTTGGTACGGCTTTAAATACGGCTATCAAAAAGGGACGGAAATCGTTTCGGATATGGGCGGCGGTCGTCTACAAAAAGTCACGCAAGGGGCATCGATTCTCGGCTTATTTGTGATGGGTTCCTTGGTGTCGAAGTGGACTAGTATCAACATACCGTTTGAACTTTCGCGCTATAAAAACGCAATGGGCGAAGAAGTGGTTACCACCGTGCAAAGCGTGCTTAACGACTTATTACCGGGCTTAGCAGCATTATTGCTAACCTTCTTATGTATGTGGTTATTACGTAAGAAAGTAAATGCGATGTACATTATCTTCGCACTATTCGGCGTTGGTATTTTAGGTTATTGGTTAGGCATTTTAGCTTAA